AATCACATCCTTTCTTTTGGTGTCGCAACTTAATTGTAACGGATTTTTTTATTTGTCTCAATTTTTTTTTGCAAAAAATAAAGGCATTAGTATTTTTACAAATACCAACACCAAATATTATAGACCCAAAAAAAATTGGTCATTTTTATGCCCATTTTTTTTTATGTAAAACTTTTAGATGTTTAAAATAGTCTAAAGTTGTGATATAATCTTAATGTATAAAAAAAAATCTTAGTGAGGTGAATAAATGACCAAAACATTTTTTCACAAGATCATTTATAGTTGCTATTATATTTCATATTTAATGAGTGAAAAGAAAATTCATGACCAAAAGAAAAGAAATAATGTAGCTGTAAATTTTGTGAAATATAACAATAAATTAGTTTTAAAAAATATAAATAAGCAAGAAATAAAAAATATTTCAATTCTTTTACCTCATTGTATTCAAAGTTATGATTGCAAATATAAAATAACATCTAATATTGAAAATTGTGTTAGATGTAAAAAATGTAAAATCTATAGATTTTTAGAGTTTAAAGAAAAATATAATGTTGATGTGAAAATAGCCACAGGTGGAACATTGGCAAGATTGTATTTAAGGGAAAAGCATCCAGATTTTATTATTGCAGTTGCATGTAAAAGGGATTTAATTTCTGGTATTTATGATGCATTTTCTCAGAATATATATGGAATATTTAATCAAATAGTGGGATCCCCTTGTATAAATACTGATATAGATTTAGATGAGGTGGAGGAAATATTGAAAAAATTATATTATAAGGAGTGATCAATTTGAAAAACCCAAGATTAATGAAGATTGCTTTAATTATTTCAATTATTACAAATGTTGCCTATGGGGATATGAAGGATGATTTAAGTAATTTAAACACTTTATACTCTAAAGGACAGTATAGTAAAGCAGTTATTAAATCTAAAAAATTTATTATGGAATATCCCCAGTCAAAATATAATAAAAATCTAGCACTTAGAATATGTAAAGTTGAATATTTAAATAAAAATTATTCAAAATCCAGTGATTCCTTTGAAAATCTTTTGAGAAATTACAAATTAGGAAGAAGTGAGAGAATGGAAGTTTATTCATATTTATATAGAATAAACAAATTATATGGGAATATTCAAAAATCCAGTTACTATGAAGAGTTGTTAAAGAAAAGAAAAAAAAGTTATGAAGATGCACTTTTTAGAACAGGAATGTTACTTGTGGACAACGAGAATAATATTTCAGCTATTAAGGAATTTAAAAAGGCAATCTCTTTAAAGGGGGATAATTATGAAGACAGTTTCCTATATATGTCCCTTGCATATGTTAATATTAAAGAGTATAAGGAAGCCCTAGGTTATATAAATAAGTATTATAACTTTAAGAACAAGAAAAAACCTGAAAATATAGTTTTAGCAAAGTATATACTAGGAACTATTAGCTATAAGAAAAATGATATTGAAACAGCAATAAAATATTTTTCATCTTTAATAGAAAATAATCCTGGTTATATATACACTGAAAAGGGAAAGGTTTCCTTAATTGAGATATATTTAAATAGTGGAGATATACAAGAGGCTTTAAAATTATATCCAACTATAGAAAATACTTACTTAAAAAATCAAAGTTCCAAAGTTGTGGGAAACTATTTTCTTTTAAGGGAGCAGTTTGAAAAGGGAATAGAATATTATGAAAAGATAATAGGGAAAAAGGATGATGAAAGTAAGTATAACTATGCCTACGCCCTTTATAAAATTGGAAATTATTCAAAGGCTATAGAGGAATTTACAAGTATACAGGGAAGATATTACACATTTAATAAAAGATATTATATTATTTTATCCCTAGATAAAAACAAGGACTATGAAGCAGTTATCAATTATGAAAAATATTTAGAAGATTATGTTTCAGACAGTGAAAAATATAATGATTTAAGAATGGTGCTATTAAATGCCTTTTATGAATTAAAAGATTATGAAAAGGCAAATAACTATATAAAAGAAATATATACAGATTATTCAACTGCAAAGAATATGAGTAAATATATATTGATCACCAGTGAAATTGGGGACAAGGATAAAATTGAAGAATTATTTAAAGACTATAAAAACCTTTACAAGGAAGATGAAGAATATAGAAGAGAAATTTATTTGGCAGTTGCAGATTTTGAAATTTCAAGAAATGATTTAATCTCAGCTGAAAAGGCATATGTGGATTATTTAAAAACCCATGATGACAAGGAAATAAGAGGAAAATTAATAGATCTTTTAATTAACCAAAAAAAATATGCAGTTACAATTAAATATTTAGACAGTCAAGAAAATACAGAGGACAACATTTATTTAAAGGGTATTGCCTATATTGGAATAGGAAAATATGAAAATGCAGATAAATTATTTAAAAGTCTTTTGGAAAAAACTTCAAATAATGTTTTACTTGAAAAAACAAAGTTCAATATTATAAAAAATTATTTCCTATGGGAAAAATACAAGGAAACAATTAAAGAGGGAAAATTCTATTTAGATAATAACAATGATTATTTAACTTCTGAAGTTTTAAACAGGGTAGCAATAAGTTATTATAGGCTTGGAGATTATAATAATGCTAGAAAATATTATGAAAAATTAGGAAAGGACTCTAATTTCCATTCCTATTCTAAGTATCAAATAGCAGATTCATACTACACTGAAAAAAATTATAAGAAAGCTTTAGAGCTATTTGAAGAAATAATAAATTCAAATGAAATAAAGGGTTATAAGGAAATAGCTAAGTATTGGTCTATAAGCTGTTACTTTAACTTGGAAAAATTTGATGAATATTTAATGGAAAGTAAAGAATTTCTAGATGATTATCCAAATTCAGTATATTATAAAACTGTTCTTTTAAAAAGAGGGAAATATTTATCTGAAACAAAAAATTATGATGAGGCTATAGAGGAGTATGCATCTCTATTTAAAAAGGAAACTGATGTTTTAGAAAAGGATAAAATACTAGAAAATATCCTAGATGTCTATATTTTACAAGATAATATAGACTCTGGAAAAGAATGGATAGATAAGATTCATAATAAGTTTAAAAAAAGCTATTACAGTTCTCATTATTACAGAAAAAAAGGTATGACAGGAAAAGCTTTAAATGAAGATAAAATTTTATTAGATAGTAAATTTTACAGGGATTATGCTCTTAAAAATTTAGGAGAGTATAATTATGAAATAAAATCATATGATAAGGCTAGAAAATATTATAGTGAAACTTTAAAATTAGATTCTAGTATATACAAAGATTTAGCCACATTTAGACTAGCTTATTTAGATAAGAATGATAAAAAATATGAGGAATCTCTAAAGGGCTTTACCAAGGTAATAGTTATTTATCCTCAAAGCAAATATGTAACACTTTCTAAGATAAATATATGTGGAATATACGAGGCTCAAAATAATATTGATAAGGCTATAAAGGCATACAAAGAAGTATATAATGATCCAAATGCTGATTCATACTTGGAATATTTAGTTGAGAAATTATTAATCTTGTCCCTAAGAAAGGAAGATAAGATAAATTCTGATAAATATTATAATGAACTTACTGGATTAAATAAAGAAACTGTAAAAAAATACGAACAATTTTTAATTAAAGACAAGGAGGAGATTACAGATGAAAAAAATGTTAGTAATAATGATGCTAAGTTGTAGTGCAGGGTTATTTGCTGCTGAAAATGTAGTTCTTGATAAGGAGGTTACAGGAATTAATAAGGAAACTATTGAAACAAGGGAAATAAAAGATAGTGGGGTAAAATTAGAAACAGAAAATGTAGAAGGAATGAGAGCTAAAATTTCTGATAAAAATATAAAGAATGAAAAACAAGGGGTTTTAAATAAAGATAGTGATTTACAAAATGAATTATCTGGAGAAGTTAAAAAGGATA
The nucleotide sequence above comes from Fusobacterium sp. IOR10. Encoded proteins:
- a CDS encoding DUF116 domain-containing protein, with product MTKTFFHKIIYSCYYISYLMSEKKIHDQKKRNNVAVNFVKYNNKLVLKNINKQEIKNISILLPHCIQSYDCKYKITSNIENCVRCKKCKIYRFLEFKEKYNVDVKIATGGTLARLYLREKHPDFIIAVACKRDLISGIYDAFSQNIYGIFNQIVGSPCINTDIDLDEVEEILKKLYYKE
- a CDS encoding tetratricopeptide repeat protein, which produces MKNPRLMKIALIISIITNVAYGDMKDDLSNLNTLYSKGQYSKAVIKSKKFIMEYPQSKYNKNLALRICKVEYLNKNYSKSSDSFENLLRNYKLGRSERMEVYSYLYRINKLYGNIQKSSYYEELLKKRKKSYEDALFRTGMLLVDNENNISAIKEFKKAISLKGDNYEDSFLYMSLAYVNIKEYKEALGYINKYYNFKNKKKPENIVLAKYILGTISYKKNDIETAIKYFSSLIENNPGYIYTEKGKVSLIEIYLNSGDIQEALKLYPTIENTYLKNQSSKVVGNYFLLREQFEKGIEYYEKIIGKKDDESKYNYAYALYKIGNYSKAIEEFTSIQGRYYTFNKRYYIILSLDKNKDYEAVINYEKYLEDYVSDSEKYNDLRMVLLNAFYELKDYEKANNYIKEIYTDYSTAKNMSKYILITSEIGDKDKIEELFKDYKNLYKEDEEYRREIYLAVADFEISRNDLISAEKAYVDYLKTHDDKEIRGKLIDLLINQKKYAVTIKYLDSQENTEDNIYLKGIAYIGIGKYENADKLFKSLLEKTSNNVLLEKTKFNIIKNYFLWEKYKETIKEGKFYLDNNNDYLTSEVLNRVAISYYRLGDYNNARKYYEKLGKDSNFHSYSKYQIADSYYTEKNYKKALELFEEIINSNEIKGYKEIAKYWSISCYFNLEKFDEYLMESKEFLDDYPNSVYYKTVLLKRGKYLSETKNYDEAIEEYASLFKKETDVLEKDKILENILDVYILQDNIDSGKEWIDKIHNKFKKSYYSSHYYRKKGMTGKALNEDKILLDSKFYRDYALKNLGEYNYEIKSYDKARKYYSETLKLDSSIYKDLATFRLAYLDKNDKKYEESLKGFTKVIVIYPQSKYVTLSKINICGIYEAQNNIDKAIKAYKEVYNDPNADSYLEYLVEKLLILSLRKEDKINSDKYYNELTGLNKETVKKYEQFLIKDKEEITDEKNVSNNDAKL